A genomic region of Oryza glaberrima chromosome 1, OglaRS2, whole genome shotgun sequence contains the following coding sequences:
- the LOC127755397 gene encoding probable LRR receptor-like serine/threonine-protein kinase At1g51810: KLIKSTSKNINKTTKKQLAELSYSGFNAGFLSIDCGYTNSSDYVDKNTMLPYVSDEGYVEGGKNYSILAQYKRSATNKQEETLRSFPDGQRNCYTLPTTTGKKYLIRATFTYGNYDGNKSSENGLPFIFELHIGVNFWTKVNLTNWNPADTVWKEVITVAPDANMSVCLINLGSGTPFISTLDLRILEDAMYPFLSPSVSISYLTRRRFGLVDDFITRYPDDPIDRFWEAAQRYEFPWLNVSTNKSVRRLPGNDYFLVPELILQKASTIRSNFSEFYVNVSIINNLNFMSLDLLPIFHFAEIGNNKPTRTFNIYSDETLLFSNYTPPLLVVDSMYQRGQFLHKKGTGFTLRKTPSSELPPLINAFEVYSLVHTDSFTTSFKKCSNFLYSIHVYFNYSSLAVVDYMKEVKKYYSLTRNWNGDPCSPREYSWQGLACNYGNKKPSIIRVNLSASGLIGALHISLMKMPSLENLDLSHNNLTGAIPDYQLNSLRVVSCLVYMIWDFAGKSNEYDDYDMNEEESPLHIDTKRFTYTELRTITNNFQSIIGKGGFGTVYHGLLENGEEVAVKVLRETSIALSKDFLPEVNYWTTRIRSFPSRIGNLQEVLRGGLEYLHESCTPPIVHRDVKTANILLDENLVATIADFGLSRSYTPAHTHISTVAAGTVGYLDPEYHVTFQLTVKADVYSFGIVLLEIITGLPSVLVDPEPVHLPNWVRQKIAKGSIHDAVDSTLMHQYDATSVQSVIDLAMSCVENTSIDRPSMTDIVIKLKECLPAGTCETQLVSRSYKQKEAMDADISRQFQLLISGVSIESNEGTSSGTT; encoded by the exons AAACTTATAAAGTCCACATccaaaaatatcaataaaacAACCAAAAAGCAGCTAGCAGAGCTCTCTTACAGTGGTTTTAATGCAGGGTTTTTAAGCATCGACTGCGGATATACAAATAGTTCTGACTATGTCGACAAGAACACAATGTTGCCATATGTTTCTGACGAAGGATATGTCGAGGGCGGCAAGAACTACAGTATTCTGGCACAGTACAAGAGAAGTGCTACAAATAAGCAAGAAGAAACCCTGAGAAGCTTCCCTGATGGCCAACGGAACTGTTATACATTGCCAACCACCACTGGTAAGAAGTATCTCATCAGAGCCACCTTCACTTACGGGAACTACGATGGGAACAAGTCGTCGGAGAATGGTTTGCCGTTTATCTTTGAACTCCACATCGGCGTCAACTTCTGGACGAAGGTGAACTTGACAAACTGGAATCCAGCAGACACGGTCTGGAAAGAGGTGATCACAGTCGCTCCGGACGCCAACATGTCTGTCTGTCTGATAAACTTGGGATCAGGAACTCCCTTCATATCTACACTGGACTTGAGGATATTAGAGGATGCAATGTACCCATTTCTGAGCCCTTCTGTTTCCATCAGCTACTTAACTCGTAGACGATTTGGCTTGGTCGATGATTTCATCACAAG ATATCCGGATGATCCCATAGATCGCTTCTGGGAGGCAGCCCAGCGCTACGAATTCCCCTGGCTCAACGTGAGCACCAACAAATCCGTGAGAAGGCTTCCTGGAAACGACTACTTCCTGGTGCCAGAACTCATCCTTCAGAAGGCCTCGACCATACGGAGCAATTTCTCAGAGTTTTACGTCAATGTGAGCATCATCAACAACCTCAACTTCATGAGCCTGGACCTGCTACCCATCTTCCACTTCGCCGAGATAGGTAACAACAAGCCGACCCGGACATTCAACATCTACAGCGATGAAACCCTGCTGTTCTCCAACTACACACCACCCCTGTTAGTGGTGGACAGCATGTATCAGAGGGGCCAGTTCTTGCACAAGAAGGGCACAGGCTTCACCCTGCGCAAGACGCCCAGCTCGGAGCTGCCACCGCTCATCAACGCGTTCGAGGTGTACTCCCTTGTTCATACGGACAGCTTCACCACTTC TTTCAAGAAATGCAGCAATTTCCTTTATTCCATTCATGTTTACTTCAATTATTCTTCTCTTGCTGTAGTTGATTACATGAAAGAAGTCAAGAAGTACTACAGTTTAACAAGAAACTGGAATGGAGATCCATGCTCCCCAAGGGAGTATTCATGGCAAGGTCTGGCATGTAATTATGGAAACAAAAAACCAAGTATCATCCGAGT TAATCTGTCTGCCAGCGGATTAATAGGTGCATTACACATTTCACTCATGAAAATGCCATCACTGGAGAACTT GGATTTATCACACAACAATTTGACAGGCGCTATTCCCGACTATCAACTCAACTCACTCAGA GTGGTTTCCTGTTTGGTGTACATGATTTGGGACTTTGCAGGAAAATCAAATGAATACGACGATTATGATATGAATGAAGAGGAAAGTCCCCTGCATATTGACACGAAAAGATTCACATATACAGAGTTGAGGACTATAACCAACAACTTCCAATCGATCATTGGAAAAGGAGGATTTGGTACTGTTTATCATGGCTTATTGGAGAATGGAGAGGAAGTGGCAGTCAAGGTGCTCCGGGAGACATCTATAGCACTATCAAAGGATTTCCTCCCTGAGGTGAACTATTGGACTACTCGAATCAGATCATTCCCCTCCAGAAT AGGAAACCTACAAGAAGTTTTAAGAGGAG GACTGGAGTATCTACATGAATCATGCACCCCACCAATAGTTCACAGAGATGTGAAAACTGCAAACATCCTTCTGGATGAGAATCTTGTGGCCACGATAGCCGACTTTGGTCTTTCACGATCTTACACCCCCGCTCATACACACATATCAACTGTTGCTGCCGGTACTGTTGGCTACCTTGACCCCGA GTACCATGTTACTTTCCAACTCACAGTTAAAGCAGATGTCTATAGCTTCGGCATTGTCCTCTTGGAGATCATTACCGGCCTACCATCGGTGTTAGTGGACCCAGAACCAGTGCACCTACCAAACTGGGTGCGCCAAAAGATTGCTAAAGGAAGCATTCATGATGCTGTAGACAGTACACTGATGCATCAGTATGATGCCACTTCCGTACAGAGTGTCATAGACCTTGCCATGAGCTGTGTGGAAAACACATCCATTGATAGGCCGAGCATGACTGACATTGTTATCAAGCTCAAAGAATGCCTACCAGCAGGTACATGTGAAACGCAACTGGTGTCTAGGTCCTATAAACAGAAGGAAGCCATGGACGCTGACATATCGAGGCAATTCCAGCTGCTGATTTCTGGAGTTTCAATAGAAAGCAACGAGGGTACCTCAAGTGGGACCACATAA